Proteins from a genomic interval of Sphingobacterium sp. SYP-B4668:
- a CDS encoding dipeptidase, producing the protein MKKLEKNRFIVDAHLDLAMNAIEWNRDLSETIDNIRNREMHMGDRPDRGNGTVCLPELRKGNIGLVVATQLSRVSPLGSPLKGWHSPQQAWAMTQAQRIWYQEMEKIGEMKQITNLQELENHLVYWNNIESDDKKAVGYILSLEGADSFVNVDYLHEAYDYGLRAVGLSHFGPGRYAPGTKMTGPLAPEARILLKEMGKLGMILDVTHLTDEGFEEAMDSYEGPVWASHHNVRQLVPNQRQLTDRQLGKLIARGAVIGGMLDCWAMDIRFIDAVSDPWQLDIKLEKLVDHWDHICQLAGNSNFIGIGSDLDGIFGTEQSPWDLNTIADLQKFEWILQQRGYKEDDIDNIFHANWLNFLRRNWK; encoded by the coding sequence ATGAAGAAGTTGGAAAAGAACAGATTTATCGTTGATGCGCACCTTGATCTAGCGATGAATGCCATAGAGTGGAATCGGGATTTGAGCGAGACTATTGATAACATCCGAAATCGCGAGATGCACATGGGGGATAGGCCCGATAGGGGTAATGGCACCGTATGCCTGCCTGAGCTTCGAAAGGGGAATATTGGTCTGGTTGTTGCCACACAGTTATCTCGCGTCTCTCCATTAGGAAGTCCACTAAAAGGGTGGCACTCACCTCAGCAGGCCTGGGCCATGACCCAGGCCCAACGTATTTGGTATCAGGAGATGGAAAAGATTGGAGAGATGAAGCAAATTACAAATCTTCAGGAGCTTGAAAATCATCTTGTCTATTGGAACAATATTGAATCTGATGACAAGAAAGCTGTTGGGTATATCCTTAGTCTGGAGGGCGCAGATTCTTTCGTCAATGTCGATTACCTTCATGAAGCCTATGATTACGGCTTGAGAGCTGTTGGATTGTCTCATTTTGGACCAGGTAGATATGCACCAGGTACTAAGATGACTGGGCCATTAGCGCCAGAGGCCCGTATTTTACTAAAAGAAATGGGTAAGCTAGGAATGATATTGGACGTCACGCATTTGACTGATGAGGGATTTGAGGAGGCAATGGATAGTTATGAGGGGCCTGTATGGGCCAGTCATCACAATGTACGTCAACTTGTTCCCAACCAACGACAGTTGACTGATCGGCAACTAGGTAAGCTTATCGCTCGAGGGGCAGTCATTGGCGGTATGCTCGATTGTTGGGCAATGGACATCCGTTTTATCGATGCCGTTTCCGATCCCTGGCAGTTGGACATCAAGCTAGAAAAGTTGGTAGACCACTGGGACCATATCTGTCAATTGGCCGGGAATTCAAATTTTATTGGAATAGGCTCTGATTTAGATGGTATATTTGGAACGGAGCAATCGCCTTGGGACCTAAATACAATAGCTGATCTTCAAAAATTTGAATGGATTCTCCAGCAAAGAGGATATAAAGAAGATGATATTGATAATATCTTCCATGCGAATTGGTTAAATTTTTTACGAAGAAATTGGAAATAG
- a CDS encoding aspartate aminotransferase family protein, protein MERNKYSRSKELLERASKVLASGVSSEFRKYNHPHALFYSHAAGSRIYDVDGNEYIDFTLSQGPLILGHSHPQVLAQVESYTRIGQLYAGQHLQEIELAEKLNKIIPSAELMRFCLDGSEAVQTALRVARSKTKKNRFLRFEGHYHGWLDNVAYGLSSPIGETLGERDRPHVYPWSDGLSHNSKDEFIIIPWNDADLLKQTIAQHHHELAAIITEPVMCNNGCVMPQEGFLQQMRELATQYGIALIFDEVITGFRMGISGAQGYFDITPDLSIFAKAMGSGYPISAIVGRRSWMNEIVEGRVIHAGTMNASNPTVAAALATINILHQDTSIYPRIYRLGNLLKDGLQELATLYGQNMLVQGPGPMVHTCFTDLPAISEFRDMAFTDKGKLNRFISLLHDEGIRVIGRGLWYISASTTEDDVEQALIAVDDIFRRNVI, encoded by the coding sequence ATGGAGCGCAATAAATATTCAAGATCAAAAGAATTATTAGAGAGGGCAAGCAAGGTATTGGCTTCGGGTGTCTCCTCCGAATTCCGAAAATACAATCATCCACACGCCCTATTCTATTCACACGCCGCAGGGAGTCGGATATACGACGTAGACGGTAATGAATACATCGATTTTACTTTGAGCCAAGGACCGTTGATATTAGGGCATTCTCACCCACAAGTATTGGCACAGGTAGAATCATACACCCGGATTGGGCAATTGTATGCTGGACAGCATCTTCAAGAAATAGAGCTTGCAGAGAAGCTGAACAAGATTATTCCTTCTGCAGAGTTGATGCGGTTCTGTCTGGACGGATCCGAAGCGGTCCAAACTGCCCTAAGGGTGGCTCGTTCAAAAACTAAGAAAAATAGATTTTTGCGATTTGAAGGTCATTACCATGGGTGGTTGGATAATGTGGCCTATGGTCTAAGCTCACCCATTGGGGAGACGTTGGGGGAACGGGATCGACCACATGTTTATCCATGGAGTGACGGATTGTCCCATAATAGTAAAGATGAGTTCATCATTATTCCATGGAATGATGCAGATCTTCTAAAACAGACCATTGCTCAGCATCATCACGAATTGGCCGCCATTATTACCGAGCCTGTTATGTGCAATAATGGCTGTGTCATGCCTCAGGAAGGATTTCTTCAACAGATGCGTGAGTTGGCGACTCAGTATGGTATAGCCTTGATTTTTGATGAAGTGATTACCGGATTTAGAATGGGGATATCAGGTGCACAGGGCTATTTCGACATCACTCCCGATCTTTCCATCTTTGCTAAAGCAATGGGGTCTGGTTATCCCATTAGCGCCATAGTGGGGCGAAGGTCGTGGATGAATGAGATTGTGGAAGGTCGTGTGATACATGCGGGCACCATGAATGCAAGTAACCCAACTGTAGCAGCCGCATTGGCCACCATCAATATATTGCATCAGGATACCTCCATTTATCCTCGGATCTATCGGTTAGGAAATTTGCTTAAAGACGGTCTGCAAGAACTTGCCACATTATATGGGCAAAATATGCTTGTCCAAGGGCCTGGCCCCATGGTCCATACCTGCTTTACAGATCTCCCAGCCATTTCTGAATTTAGGGATATGGCTTTTACCGACAAAGGTAAATTGAACCGGTTTATCAGTTTGCTCCATGACGAGGGTATCCGGGTTATCGGGCGTGGACTGTGGTATATCAGTGCCAGCACCACGGAAGACGATGTGGAGCAGGCCTTAATCGCAGTAGACGATATTTTTAGACGTAACGTGATTTAG
- a CDS encoding RidA family protein, protein MKKEKIVHPDRNPNFITGAYSDAVRLDGLLFVSGQAAVDFKKSVFVLGTIEEETRRTLDNIKAIIEVAGGTMADVVKSTVHLANIEDFDAFNTVYSSYFTDIRPARTTVQSVLAEGIKVEIDCIAKLK, encoded by the coding sequence ATGAAAAAGGAAAAAATCGTGCATCCAGATCGCAATCCAAATTTTATTACTGGGGCCTATTCAGACGCTGTCCGTCTCGATGGACTGCTGTTCGTCAGTGGACAAGCGGCCGTAGATTTTAAAAAATCAGTCTTTGTTTTAGGTACCATTGAAGAAGAAACGCGCCGGACCTTGGATAATATTAAGGCAATTATTGAAGTGGCGGGCGGCACTATGGCCGACGTTGTGAAAAGTACTGTCCATCTCGCTAATATTGAAGATTTTGATGCCTTTAACACCGTTTATAGTTCTTATTTTACGGACATACGCCCGGCTCGCACCACTGTTCAGTCTGTTTTGGCAGAAGGAATAAAGGTCGAAATAGACTGCATCGCTAAACTTAAATAG
- a CDS encoding DUF1456 family protein: MKKLRVALKFTDDDIIKVLALVDFRVTKTELGAIFRNEDHPNFKPCGDQLLRNFLNGLIIYNRGPRPPRQS, translated from the coding sequence ATGAAAAAGCTCCGTGTGGCTTTAAAATTCACTGACGACGATATTATAAAAGTATTAGCCCTCGTGGATTTCAGAGTGACAAAAACTGAATTGGGTGCGATATTCCGCAACGAAGACCATCCCAACTTCAAACCTTGTGGCGACCAGTTACTCCGAAATTTCCTTAACGGATTGATTATATACAATCGTGGTCCCCGCCCTCCTCGTCAGTCCTAA
- a CDS encoding 3-hydroxyacyl-CoA dehydrogenase family protein, translating to MNKNIAINNTVLIVGDTPIAASLFAYLKKNNHTAELLVDLHISPIQLTFDIIIVLLEDDLDKKVKWLEAVTQYSCETTLWTVNIDGINLYELQRHIDLPILGLNFSFPVEASPFMEIVVTEKNPPIAIDTLKKIGMDYWHKDPYVVSNGISARAYMMAAMTREAFFLVDNGYASIESVDRACRNDAGYYLPFTGNFLYMDLMGTMAYALVMKELNPELAVYPELPTWFEELVKEGKGGMQQNEGFYTYSEGDYEKWSTLVQEFTIDIKVLIEKYNQTYEEVGKEQIYR from the coding sequence ATGAACAAGAATATAGCTATTAACAATACCGTATTGATTGTCGGTGATACTCCTATCGCAGCTAGTCTATTCGCGTATCTAAAGAAAAATAATCATACTGCTGAACTCCTTGTTGATTTGCACATATCGCCTATCCAGTTGACGTTCGATATCATTATTGTACTCTTGGAGGATGACTTAGATAAGAAAGTAAAGTGGTTGGAAGCCGTCACCCAATACAGTTGTGAGACAACACTTTGGACGGTCAATATCGATGGAATAAACCTTTATGAGCTGCAGCGTCATATCGATTTACCCATCCTGGGTTTGAATTTTTCTTTTCCAGTAGAGGCTTCTCCATTTATGGAAATTGTGGTCACCGAGAAGAATCCGCCCATAGCAATCGATACCCTTAAGAAAATCGGGATGGACTATTGGCATAAAGATCCTTACGTCGTCTCTAACGGCATTAGTGCTCGTGCGTATATGATGGCTGCAATGACCAGAGAGGCCTTTTTCTTGGTGGACAACGGTTACGCCAGTATTGAGAGCGTCGATCGGGCTTGCCGGAATGATGCAGGCTATTACCTGCCTTTTACTGGTAATTTTCTATACATGGATTTAATGGGCACTATGGCATATGCCCTAGTCATGAAAGAGCTTAATCCTGAGTTGGCCGTTTATCCCGAGTTGCCCACCTGGTTTGAGGAATTGGTAAAAGAAGGAAAAGGGGGAATGCAGCAAAATGAAGGCTTTTATACCTATTCTGAGGGTGACTACGAAAAGTGGAGTACCCTTGTGCAGGAATTTACCATTGATATCAAAGTGCTAATTGAGAAATATAATCAGACTTATGAAGAAGTTGGAAAAGAACAGATTTATCGTTGA
- a CDS encoding 3-hydroxyacyl-CoA dehydrogenase family protein, with amino-acid sequence MGQLVMKQIAVVGLGLMGCSIIVSFLRAGYDVVGVAPIPDEAATGKLRIREQLHLCQEMGLLHQDIEYYESRLLISDDYADLKYSQLVVECVIEVFDIKKHVYNRIEEVVEKTAIIATNTSAIPISQLQKFLQHPERFMGIHWAEPAFATRFLEITCGESTDLALAEGISQEAEKWEKEPTLLYKDIRGFITNRLMYAVYRQGFELINEEYVSMSGLDKCFQYDIGSWITLMGIFRRMDYIGLDHYRKSYAHIFPKLSNSPSVPQQMKHIAAIQGRGIHNLKGLYPHTDESAKKLEHRLVSFNKEIYSLAERYRNKLKNINL; translated from the coding sequence ATGGGTCAACTAGTAATGAAGCAAATTGCAGTAGTTGGATTAGGGTTAATGGGATGCAGCATCATCGTATCCTTTCTGCGGGCCGGATATGATGTAGTCGGGGTGGCCCCAATTCCTGATGAAGCGGCAACAGGAAAACTGCGCATCCGAGAGCAGCTCCATTTATGCCAAGAGATGGGATTATTGCACCAGGATATCGAATACTACGAAAGCAGATTGCTGATTTCGGACGATTACGCAGATTTAAAGTACAGTCAATTGGTTGTGGAGTGTGTCATCGAAGTCTTCGATATAAAAAAGCATGTATATAATCGGATAGAGGAAGTTGTTGAGAAAACAGCCATCATTGCTACCAATACCTCAGCCATACCGATTAGTCAATTGCAAAAATTTTTGCAACACCCTGAACGTTTTATGGGCATACATTGGGCAGAACCCGCTTTTGCTACCCGTTTTCTAGAAATTACTTGTGGGGAGTCGACAGACTTGGCTCTTGCGGAAGGGATATCGCAAGAGGCTGAAAAATGGGAAAAAGAACCCACTTTACTGTATAAAGATATCCGTGGGTTTATAACCAATCGCTTAATGTATGCGGTATATAGGCAGGGGTTTGAACTTATTAATGAAGAGTATGTTTCCATGTCAGGCTTGGATAAGTGCTTCCAATATGATATCGGTTCTTGGATTACATTAATGGGAATCTTTAGACGTATGGACTATATCGGATTAGATCATTATAGAAAAAGCTATGCTCATATCTTTCCGAAACTGTCCAATAGCCCAAGCGTCCCCCAGCAGATGAAGCATATTGCCGCTATCCAAGGACGTGGCATCCATAATTTAAAGGGGCTTTATCCACATACTGACGAATCTGCCAAAAAACTTGAACACCGCTTGGTATCATTCAACAAGGAAATCTATAGTCTAGCGGAGCGATATAGAAACAAATTGAAAAACATAAATCTATGA
- a CDS encoding alanine racemase: MKNKLFDRYRLIDSESVTTPNILAYPDSMETNICRALQQVSNPTCLRPHIKTVKCAPIVQLYLNAGVTKFKCATLKEAELLAAVGVPDLLIAYPLLGPNVAGFMDLILRFPETRFQVTVDSLQGMTVLNHAAAKKNLSIPVFIDINLGMNRTGINIEDLEDFGLDVSAFANITLVGIHGYDGHIRERDLGQRERIVQHTFGKVLKNIKHLEERTGIKLTMVFGGSNTFPIYARYPFVECSPGTFILWDYGYHMTLPEQHFDFGALIIARIISRPAPNIICIDLGYKAIASENELVYRLHVLDYPDWKPISQSEEHLLFEIPEQDSAHIFVGQLLYIVPYHICPTVAMYPAFQVVKAGVLSGQWSIQPRY; encoded by the coding sequence ATGAAGAATAAATTATTTGATCGATATCGCCTTATCGATTCAGAATCGGTAACAACACCTAATATTCTGGCTTATCCCGACTCGATGGAGACCAATATCTGTCGTGCACTGCAGCAGGTCTCCAACCCTACCTGTCTACGTCCCCATATTAAAACTGTTAAATGCGCTCCCATTGTACAGCTGTATCTAAATGCGGGCGTGACTAAATTCAAATGTGCCACTCTAAAAGAAGCCGAATTACTTGCTGCTGTGGGGGTTCCAGACCTACTGATTGCCTATCCGTTACTAGGTCCCAATGTTGCTGGCTTTATGGATTTGATCCTACGTTTTCCCGAGACAAGGTTCCAAGTCACGGTAGATAGTCTTCAAGGGATGACGGTACTCAATCACGCTGCCGCCAAGAAAAATCTCTCGATCCCTGTTTTCATAGACATTAATCTAGGGATGAATCGTACAGGGATCAACATTGAAGACCTCGAAGACTTTGGTTTAGATGTAAGTGCTTTCGCAAACATTACCTTGGTCGGTATTCACGGTTATGATGGTCATATACGCGAGAGAGATTTGGGACAGCGAGAGCGGATTGTGCAACATACATTTGGCAAGGTTTTAAAAAACATCAAACACTTGGAGGAACGGACGGGGATCAAGTTAACAATGGTATTTGGAGGCTCCAATACTTTTCCAATATACGCCCGATATCCCTTTGTTGAATGCAGCCCGGGCACCTTTATCCTTTGGGATTACGGTTATCACATGACATTGCCTGAACAGCATTTTGATTTTGGGGCCCTGATTATCGCCCGTATCATCTCTAGACCTGCGCCGAATATCATTTGTATTGATTTGGGATATAAAGCCATCGCTTCCGAAAATGAATTGGTCTACAGATTGCATGTACTTGACTACCCCGATTGGAAGCCCATTTCTCAAAGTGAAGAACACCTATTGTTTGAAATTCCTGAACAAGACAGTGCCCATATTTTCGTAGGGCAGCTACTCTATATCGTTCCATATCATATCTGTCCAACGGTAGCGATGTATCCTGCCTTTCAAGTTGTGAAAGCAGGGGTTCTCTCCGGCCAGTGGAGCATCCAACCTCGTTATTGA